From the Alkalibacter rhizosphaerae genome, one window contains:
- a CDS encoding DUF512 domain-containing protein gives MKEIRITAIEAESIAEELEVEAGDQLLTINGKVPKDIFDYYYLVNDEELLLEIQKPSGEIWELEIEKELDESLGLEFEEGLLDEPKSCFNKCVFCFIDQLPKGMRPSLYFKDDDTRLSFMHGNYVTLTNLKEEEIQRIIDYRIQPINISVHSTDPQLRRELLNNKNAGKIMEYIDRFADHGMLMNSQIVLCPDLNDKVKLSRSLEDLAERYPYMETVSVVPVGITKFRQNLAAMRLFTQEEAEETIRRIQKMQELMLQKHQTRFVFASDEFYLTANRDLPPADHYEGFRQLENGVGMLRLFMEQAEAALERLDGTEKGRAVSVATGKLAKNSIQDLVDRFKQRIPSADVQVHCIENRFFGEKITVTGLLTGRDLVEQLKEDGHHQTILIPENMLKHDEPLFLDDMTLEEAMKALDAQVIPVSLDGDAFVANLKYLKN, from the coding sequence ATGAAAGAGATACGCATCACGGCCATCGAGGCCGAAAGCATAGCAGAAGAGTTGGAAGTGGAAGCTGGAGATCAGTTGCTGACGATCAACGGCAAGGTTCCAAAAGATATCTTTGATTATTATTATCTGGTAAACGATGAGGAGCTTCTTTTGGAGATCCAAAAACCCTCCGGAGAAATTTGGGAACTGGAGATCGAAAAGGAGCTGGACGAATCCTTGGGCCTGGAATTTGAGGAAGGTCTTTTGGACGAACCAAAAAGTTGTTTCAACAAGTGCGTTTTTTGCTTTATCGATCAATTGCCAAAAGGAATGCGACCCAGCCTGTATTTCAAAGACGATGATACCAGGCTGTCTTTTATGCATGGAAATTATGTAACGCTGACCAACCTGAAAGAGGAAGAGATCCAGCGGATCATCGACTATCGGATCCAACCCATCAATATTTCCGTTCATTCCACGGACCCACAGTTGCGTCGGGAGCTGCTGAACAACAAAAATGCCGGGAAGATCATGGAATACATCGACCGTTTTGCCGATCACGGCATGTTGATGAACAGCCAGATCGTTTTGTGTCCCGATTTGAACGATAAGGTGAAACTGAGCCGGTCCCTGGAGGATCTGGCAGAGCGTTATCCATATATGGAAACTGTATCCGTCGTACCTGTAGGGATCACCAAATTCCGTCAAAATTTGGCGGCCATGCGGTTGTTTACACAAGAAGAAGCGGAAGAAACCATCCGTCGCATCCAAAAGATGCAGGAGCTGATGCTTCAAAAACATCAAACCCGTTTTGTGTTTGCCAGTGACGAATTTTATTTGACGGCCAACAGAGACTTGCCTCCAGCAGACCATTATGAAGGATTTCGACAACTTGAAAATGGAGTGGGAATGCTTCGTTTGTTTATGGAACAGGCCGAAGCGGCATTGGAAAGGTTGGATGGAACGGAAAAAGGACGGGCCGTATCCGTTGCCACCGGTAAATTGGCAAAGAACTCCATACAAGATCTGGTGGATCGCTTCAAACAGCGAATACCCTCAGCCGACGTTCAGGTCCATTGCATCGAAAATCGATTCTTTGGAGAGAAGATCACCGTAACGGGATTGCTGACCGGCAGAGACCTGGTGGAACAATTGAAAGAGGATGGACACCATCAAACCATACTCATACCCGAGAACATGTTGAAACACGATGAACCTCTTTTTCTGGATGACATGACCCTGGAAGAGGCAATGAAGGCCTTGGATGCTCAAGTGATACCGGTTTCTCTGGACGGGGATGCATTTGTCGCAAATTTGAAGTATTTGAAAAATTAG
- a CDS encoding ATP-binding protein has product MIKKIFPSVLLILTATLLVMGIFTYHNTKGLYYDFVEDGLNRALTAIEGSILDSEDFYDPSENLMIRHTMESSDYRITLIDEEGRVVFDTDRDAETMQNHADRPEILDALSGNPTRSVRYSESIGADMMYKAVAMELDDGSTGILRVSMKLSLTRDILTMSLRELAVYLFFAFAAAALFSRYLIGYMLRPVKDISFFAKKIAGGDYEERMSWYANDEIGDLATSLNDMADRLEETFQMLSNRNVELEVILKSILDGIIAVDPTYHIKIINNSALQLLGVDPNRHWVGKNLREILPKDSLFREMDDVYAKDGDESVYYKEVKIGDKTVRVAYGKINDNDQVNGYILVLQDITQIRRLENIRKDFVANVSHELKTPITSIKGFVETLREGVDDEATRNHFYDIIEMETQRLIELVEDILTLSFLENEESGREGVEDRIHPGVVLREMIQMASKLAREKDIRIESQIQSDLPEIPFKEEYFRQMCLNLLDNAVKYSPPASKVWVTLKREEKYLKLIIADQGMGIPEEAKERIFERFYRVEKGRGRKEGGTGLGLAIVKHIVQSQGATITVDSEPGKGSTFTVTIEIVRY; this is encoded by the coding sequence ATGATCAAAAAAATATTTCCTTCCGTTTTGCTGATCCTCACGGCCACTTTGTTGGTTATGGGGATTTTTACCTACCATAATACGAAAGGCCTGTATTACGATTTTGTTGAAGACGGTTTGAATCGGGCCCTGACGGCCATCGAGGGATCCATCCTCGATTCGGAGGATTTTTACGATCCTTCAGAGAACTTGATGATCCGCCACACCATGGAAAGCAGCGATTACCGGATCACCCTGATCGATGAAGAAGGCAGGGTGGTTTTTGATACGGACCGGGATGCGGAGACCATGCAAAATCACGCCGATCGACCGGAGATCCTGGATGCACTGTCGGGAAACCCGACCCGGTCGGTCCGATACAGTGAATCCATCGGTGCAGACATGATGTACAAGGCAGTGGCCATGGAACTGGACGACGGATCCACAGGGATCTTGCGGGTATCCATGAAACTCAGTCTGACAAGGGATATTTTGACCATGAGTCTTCGAGAACTGGCTGTGTATCTGTTTTTTGCCTTTGCAGCTGCAGCCTTGTTTTCCCGATATTTGATCGGATATATGCTCCGTCCCGTGAAGGATATCAGCTTTTTTGCAAAGAAGATCGCCGGGGGAGATTATGAAGAACGGATGAGCTGGTACGCCAATGATGAGATCGGAGATCTGGCCACCTCCCTCAATGACATGGCAGATCGATTGGAAGAGACCTTCCAGATGCTATCCAACCGAAATGTGGAGCTGGAAGTGATCTTGAAAAGTATTTTAGACGGGATCATCGCAGTGGACCCCACCTATCATATCAAGATCATCAACAACAGTGCTCTTCAATTGCTGGGCGTAGATCCAAACAGACACTGGGTCGGTAAAAACTTGAGGGAGATCCTGCCTAAGGATTCTTTGTTTCGGGAGATGGATGACGTTTACGCAAAAGATGGTGATGAGAGTGTTTATTACAAGGAAGTGAAGATCGGCGATAAGACGGTACGTGTCGCTTACGGCAAGATCAACGACAATGACCAAGTGAATGGATACATTCTGGTATTGCAGGACATCACGCAAATTCGCCGGTTGGAAAACATCCGAAAAGATTTTGTAGCCAATGTGTCCCACGAGTTGAAGACCCCAATAACCAGCATCAAGGGGTTTGTGGAAACCTTGCGGGAGGGAGTCGATGATGAGGCAACAAGGAATCATTTTTATGACATTATCGAGATGGAGACCCAACGGCTCATTGAACTGGTGGAAGACATTCTGACACTGTCCTTTCTGGAAAATGAGGAGTCAGGCAGGGAAGGTGTGGAAGATCGGATCCACCCCGGTGTGGTTTTACGGGAGATGATCCAAATGGCTTCGAAACTGGCCCGGGAAAAAGATATTCGGATCGAGTCCCAGATCCAGTCTGATCTTCCAGAAATACCATTTAAAGAAGAATACTTCCGGCAAATGTGTTTGAATTTGTTGGACAACGCTGTCAAATACAGCCCACCTGCAAGCAAGGTCTGGGTAACCTTAAAAAGAGAGGAAAAATATCTGAAACTGATTATTGCGGATCAGGGAATGGGAATACCCGAAGAAGCAAAAGAGCGGATCTTTGAACGTTTCTACCGGGTGGAGAAGGGTCGGGGCAGAAAAGAAGGCGGTACCGGCTTGGGATTGGCCATCGTCAAGCATATCGTCCAGTCCCAGGGTGCCACCATTACCGTGGACAGCGAGCCGGGAAAAGGATCTACATTTACTGTAACCATTGAAATCGTAAGGTATTGA
- a CDS encoding response regulator transcription factor → MTKKIAIVEDETNIFELIKFNLEKQGYQVAGTQDGAKAVDLVRSVDPDLLILDLMLPNKDGLTILKELRSDPQWKELPVVVLTARDTEFDKVLGFDVGADDYLTKPFSIKELSARVKAILRRTDKTEDPILRIGNLELHTEAFKVFHHGKLLNLTLKEYELLAFLVKNRGKVVSRNDLLDHIWGYDYIGETRTVDVHIRHLRQKLGDGENEEKFIETVRGVGYRFQE, encoded by the coding sequence GTGACGAAGAAAATTGCCATCGTAGAAGATGAAACCAACATATTCGAACTGATCAAATTCAATCTGGAAAAACAGGGATACCAGGTGGCTGGAACACAGGACGGCGCCAAGGCAGTGGATCTGGTGCGTTCTGTGGATCCGGACCTGTTGATCCTGGATCTGATGCTGCCCAACAAGGACGGCTTGACCATATTGAAAGAATTGCGTAGTGATCCGCAATGGAAAGAGCTGCCGGTGGTGGTGCTCACTGCCAGGGATACGGAATTTGACAAGGTGTTGGGGTTCGATGTGGGAGCCGATGATTATTTGACGAAACCTTTCAGCATCAAGGAACTTTCTGCCAGAGTGAAGGCGATCCTGCGCCGGACCGACAAGACGGAAGATCCCATCCTGCGGATCGGGAATTTGGAATTGCATACGGAGGCATTCAAAGTGTTTCATCATGGAAAATTATTGAATCTGACCTTGAAAGAATATGAACTGCTGGCTTTTTTAGTGAAAAACAGGGGAAAAGTGGTCAGTCGAAACGACCTCCTGGATCATATTTGGGGATACGACTATATAGGAGAGACTCGAACGGTGGATGTTCACATTCGTCATTTGCGGCAAAAGCTGGGCGATGGGGAAAATGAAGAAAAATTCATTGAAACGGTCCGCGGCGTCGGCTACCGTTTTCAGGAATAG
- a CDS encoding SoxR reducing system RseC family protein: protein MKEVGIVRNQNGNKAQVSIQRHAACGDCGACHVGRDKMTMNAFAVNAIGAKEGELVEVEMQFTNVMKAAMIAYGIPLVMFFIGAVVGFYMLNPILGAGESPMPAFFAGLGLTALSYMIIRALEKKGVFTKGYEPHITAILDKCD from the coding sequence ATGAAGGAAGTAGGAATCGTCCGAAATCAAAATGGAAATAAGGCACAAGTTTCCATCCAGCGCCACGCAGCTTGCGGCGATTGTGGAGCCTGCCATGTAGGACGGGATAAAATGACCATGAATGCCTTTGCTGTCAACGCCATCGGAGCAAAAGAAGGCGAACTGGTGGAAGTGGAAATGCAGTTTACCAACGTCATGAAAGCAGCCATGATCGCTTATGGCATTCCGCTGGTGATGTTTTTCATAGGAGCCGTTGTCGGATTTTACATGCTCAATCCGATCCTTGGAGCCGGCGAGAGCCCCATGCCGGCATTTTTCGCAGGACTGGGATTGACCGCACTAAGTTACATGATCATCCGGGCCTTGGAAAAGAAAGGCGTTTTTACAAAAGGGTACGAACCCCATATCACAGCGATCCTTGACAAATGCGATTGA
- a CDS encoding metal-sensitive transcriptional regulator, producing the protein MEDQKKNILVRLNRIEGQIRGIRKMIESDEDCKAVLTQLSAVKSALDSTSAIVLDTHAKECLTGIITNNETMDLDDLLGLMKKFLK; encoded by the coding sequence ATGGAGGACCAAAAGAAGAATATTTTGGTTCGGTTGAACCGAATTGAGGGACAAATCCGAGGTATTCGAAAAATGATCGAAAGCGATGAGGATTGCAAGGCGGTCCTCACCCAACTGAGTGCTGTCAAATCTGCACTGGATTCTACATCTGCCATTGTGTTGGATACCCATGCCAAGGAGTGTTTGACCGGCATCATCACAAACAATGAAACCATGGATCTGGATGACCTGTTGGGATTGATGAAGAAATTCTTAAAGTGA
- the aspS gene encoding aspartate--tRNA ligase: MKTYYRTIMCGKITEEQVGDTVKLSGWVQNRRDLGGVVFIDLRDRTGIVQLVFNSETDKNAFLVADRLRSEYVVQVEGVVVERDPDNVNDNITTGTLEVLCNKVEVLDQAQTPPIYIDDNDTSKESVRLKYRYLDLRKSRMHQNMKVRHQVSKFIRNYLDDEGFMEVETPFLTKPTPEGARSFLVPSRVQKGNFFALPQSPQLFKQILMVAGFDRYYQIVKCFRDEDLRQDRQPEFTQVDIELSFVDENDVMAINEGMIASLFKEMLDVDVELPMRRMTYLDAMNRFGSDKPDLRFGLELMDIKDALQDTGFKVFADAIAKGGDVRAINAKGCGDAFSRREIDALVEYVKIYRAKGLAWIRVTEEEVKSPIEKFLTETEINDILVKTDAQPGDLVLIVADKQDVVWDSLGALRLEIARKMELDLSGKYEFAWITDFPLLEYDEEEKRYVAKHHPFTSPKPEDIDLMDTDPLKVRARAYDMVLNGAEIGGGSIRIHNKDLQQKLFETLGFSEERASENFGFLLEAFQYGTPPHGGIAFGLDRLVMQILHTENIRDVIAFPKTQNHSCPMTNAPDEAEMARLEELGLILKKI; encoded by the coding sequence ATGAAAACTTATTACAGAACGATCATGTGTGGAAAAATTACCGAGGAGCAGGTGGGCGACACCGTAAAGCTTAGCGGATGGGTACAAAATCGACGGGACTTGGGAGGCGTTGTATTTATCGACCTTCGGGACCGAACGGGGATCGTCCAGCTGGTATTCAACAGCGAAACGGATAAAAATGCATTTTTGGTGGCAGACCGTTTGCGAAGCGAATATGTGGTCCAAGTGGAAGGCGTGGTAGTAGAACGGGATCCGGACAACGTCAACGATAATATCACTACAGGAACGCTGGAAGTCTTGTGCAACAAAGTGGAAGTATTGGATCAGGCCCAGACCCCACCCATATACATCGACGACAATGACACGTCCAAGGAAAGCGTTCGATTGAAATACAGATATCTGGATCTTCGTAAGAGCCGCATGCACCAGAACATGAAAGTGCGTCATCAGGTATCCAAGTTCATTCGAAACTATTTGGATGATGAAGGATTCATGGAAGTGGAAACACCGTTTTTGACCAAACCCACACCGGAAGGAGCGCGAAGCTTCCTGGTGCCCAGCCGGGTACAAAAAGGCAACTTCTTTGCATTGCCCCAATCTCCACAGCTATTCAAGCAGATCTTGATGGTGGCCGGATTTGACAGATATTATCAGATCGTCAAATGTTTTCGGGACGAGGACCTTCGGCAAGACCGTCAGCCGGAGTTCACCCAAGTGGATATCGAATTGTCCTTTGTGGACGAAAATGACGTGATGGCCATCAATGAAGGAATGATCGCATCCTTGTTCAAGGAAATGCTGGATGTGGATGTGGAACTGCCCATGCGTCGAATGACCTATCTGGATGCCATGAACCGTTTTGGCAGTGACAAGCCGGATCTTCGTTTCGGTTTGGAACTGATGGATATCAAGGATGCTTTGCAGGACACGGGATTTAAAGTATTTGCCGATGCCATTGCCAAGGGTGGGGACGTTCGGGCCATCAACGCAAAAGGGTGTGGTGATGCCTTCAGCCGACGGGAGATCGATGCCTTGGTAGAATACGTAAAGATCTACCGTGCCAAGGGACTTGCCTGGATCCGTGTCACGGAAGAGGAAGTAAAGTCACCTATCGAAAAGTTTTTAACAGAAACAGAAATCAATGATATACTGGTAAAAACAGACGCACAACCGGGAGACCTGGTGCTCATCGTGGCAGACAAACAGGATGTGGTCTGGGACTCTCTTGGTGCCCTTCGTTTGGAGATCGCCCGAAAAATGGAGTTGGATCTTTCCGGCAAGTATGAGTTCGCATGGATCACCGATTTTCCCTTGTTGGAATACGACGAAGAGGAAAAACGGTATGTGGCAAAGCACCATCCTTTCACCAGTCCGAAGCCGGAGGACATCGACCTTATGGACACGGATCCTTTGAAAGTCCGTGCCAGAGCCTATGACATGGTATTGAACGGTGCGGAGATCGGTGGCGGAAGCATTCGGATCCACAACAAGGATCTGCAGCAAAAACTCTTTGAGACCCTTGGTTTTAGTGAAGAGCGAGCTTCCGAAAATTTTGGATTCCTGTTGGAAGCCTTCCAATATGGCACGCCACCCCACGGCGGCATTGCCTTTGGACTGGATCGTTTGGTCATGCAGATCCTCCACACGGAAAACATTCGGGACGTCATTGCTTTCCCGAAGACCCAAAATCACAGTTGTCCCATGACCAATGCACCGGATGAAGCCGAGATGGCCCGACTGGAAGAGTTGGGTTTGATTTTGAAAAAGATCTAA
- the hemZ gene encoding coproporphyrinogen dehydrogenase HemZ: MEKTITLKIEGSIRSNDMRELLMAFFPYENLQVSESKEEEWGHLEVEESAGKIRAVFQDGTGNKFQSEERMDPGSNLRQTAKKQVYDLLVRATDRKLKWGTMTGIRPVRIAHEALLKKTDLDDIRSRLKNDYRLSEEAIAPMLHIARLELERLYPLDRHKAQVYINIPFCPSRCSYCSFITQEAGTDRELLDDYLKALVEEIRILGTYLQETTWEVESIYVGGGTPTVLEPNQLELLLGSVEQYLPMKYLTEYTLEGGRPDTITEEKLRVLRKYKVDRISVNPQSMQAETLDRLGRGHSVEDFYHAYGLVRDAGFSSVNCDLILGLEEERAEEMIKSARSLLMLEPENITIHSLFLKRSSALAAKKEDQTDGWDKQGQEAALAAKTIYQLFEEKGYEPYYLYRQKYCVNNGENIGFAKRGKECFYNMAIMSDKRTVIGLGAGSTGKVYDPKTDGYERMETVKNVTLYVKQVLDEGDRKVKQLRLLD; the protein is encoded by the coding sequence ATGGAAAAAACGATCACACTTAAAATCGAAGGAAGCATTCGATCAAACGACATGAGGGAATTGCTCATGGCGTTTTTTCCATATGAGAATTTGCAAGTGAGTGAAAGCAAGGAAGAAGAATGGGGCCATTTGGAGGTAGAAGAGTCGGCAGGCAAAATAAGGGCTGTGTTTCAGGACGGTACTGGAAACAAGTTTCAAAGTGAAGAAAGGATGGATCCGGGGTCGAATCTGCGCCAAACCGCAAAAAAGCAGGTATATGACTTGCTGGTAAGAGCGACGGATAGAAAATTGAAGTGGGGGACCATGACAGGGATCCGACCGGTACGGATCGCCCATGAGGCTTTGTTGAAAAAAACGGACCTGGATGATATAAGGAGTCGATTGAAAAACGATTATCGATTATCAGAGGAAGCCATCGCTCCCATGCTACATATAGCCAGACTGGAACTGGAACGGCTCTATCCACTGGATAGACACAAGGCCCAGGTCTACATCAATATTCCCTTTTGTCCCAGTCGCTGCAGCTATTGTTCCTTCATCACCCAGGAAGCAGGGACCGACAGGGAACTGCTGGATGATTATCTGAAAGCCCTGGTGGAAGAAATAAGGATCTTAGGGACCTATCTGCAGGAAACCACCTGGGAAGTGGAATCCATATATGTAGGTGGAGGAACACCTACGGTCTTGGAGCCGAACCAGCTGGAACTTTTGCTGGGATCCGTTGAACAATACCTGCCTATGAAATATTTAACAGAATATACCCTGGAGGGTGGTCGGCCGGATACCATCACCGAAGAGAAACTTCGAGTGCTTCGCAAGTACAAGGTGGACCGGATCTCTGTCAACCCCCAGTCCATGCAAGCGGAAACACTGGACAGGTTGGGTCGGGGACACAGCGTGGAGGATTTTTATCACGCATACGGTCTGGTCCGTGATGCCGGTTTTTCCAGCGTCAATTGCGATCTGATCCTGGGTTTGGAAGAAGAAAGGGCGGAAGAAATGATCAAAAGCGCCCGGTCTCTTTTGATGCTGGAACCGGAAAACATCACCATCCATAGCCTGTTTTTAAAAAGATCCTCTGCGTTGGCGGCAAAAAAAGAGGATCAGACAGATGGATGGGACAAACAGGGCCAGGAAGCCGCATTGGCGGCCAAGACCATCTATCAACTGTTTGAAGAAAAGGGGTATGAGCCTTATTATCTCTACCGTCAGAAATATTGCGTCAACAATGGGGAAAACATCGGTTTTGCCAAAAGGGGAAAAGAATGTTTCTACAACATGGCCATCATGTCGGACAAGCGTACGGTCATCGGGTTGGGAGCCGGTTCTACGGGAAAAGTATACGATCCAAAAACGGATGGGTATGAGCGCATGGAAACGGTGAAAAACGTTACTCTTTATGTGAAACAGGTTTTGGATGAAGGCGATCGGAAGGTGAAACAACTGAGGCTCTTGGATTGA
- a CDS encoding MBL fold metallo-hydrolase has translation MIIKKTINPFTTNSYILIQDGHGVLVDPVGDPEEFAKTLEENQAKCLGIVYTHGHYDHIASAYAFYQQFQVPLQIHSADREMFYFPEKNLSMYFSRNFSLEEGIPVITFEDLEVLTFGGILLQVYHTPGHTPGSVCLQWESDLFTGDTIFEGSIGRTDFPGSDPKIMQSSLQKLKAMDPGLAIHPGHGDSSTIEEELLENPYMR, from the coding sequence ATGATCATCAAGAAGACGATCAATCCGTTTACGACAAACAGCTATATTTTGATACAGGATGGCCACGGCGTTTTAGTGGATCCTGTGGGAGATCCAGAAGAATTTGCAAAAACATTAGAGGAAAACCAGGCGAAATGCCTCGGCATCGTCTATACCCACGGCCATTACGACCATATTGCATCGGCCTATGCTTTTTACCAACAATTCCAGGTGCCGCTGCAGATCCATAGCGCAGACCGGGAGATGTTCTACTTTCCGGAAAAGAATCTTTCCATGTATTTCAGTAGAAATTTCTCGCTGGAAGAAGGCATTCCCGTAATAACTTTTGAAGACCTTGAAGTATTGACTTTTGGAGGCATTCTATTGCAGGTCTATCATACGCCGGGCCACACGCCAGGTTCCGTCTGTTTGCAATGGGAATCGGACTTGTTTACCGGAGATACCATTTTTGAAGGTTCCATCGGACGCACCGACTTTCCAGGCAGTGATCCAAAAATCATGCAATCCTCCCTGCAAAAGTTGAAAGCCATGGATCCCGGACTGGCCATTCATCCCGGCCACGGAGATTCCAGTACCATCGAAGAGGAGCTTCTTGAGAATCCTTATATGAGGTAG
- the dtd gene encoding D-aminoacyl-tRNA deacylase gives MRAVIQRVKEASVTVDDQVVGRCERGLLVLLGVKTSDDTKDGIYIADKIANLRIFEDGDGKMNLSVTDIGGSLLVVSQFTLYGDCRKGRRPGFSDAASPEMANTLYREVVERLKEFGLPVGEGVFQAHMEVSLVNDGPVTMLLDSEKNF, from the coding sequence ATGAGAGCAGTGATCCAACGGGTGAAGGAAGCTTCCGTCACCGTAGACGACCAGGTCGTCGGCCGTTGCGAGAGAGGATTGTTGGTATTGTTGGGAGTGAAAACGTCCGACGACACCAAAGACGGCATCTATATTGCAGACAAGATCGCGAATTTACGGATCTTTGAAGACGGGGATGGAAAGATGAACCTTTCCGTGACAGACATTGGAGGAAGCCTTCTGGTCGTCTCTCAGTTCACCCTGTATGGGGATTGTCGAAAAGGACGACGGCCCGGATTCTCCGATGCAGCATCGCCGGAGATGGCCAATACCCTGTACCGGGAAGTGGTGGAGCGACTCAAAGAGTTTGGACTGCCCGTTGGAGAAGGGGTCTTTCAAGCCCATATGGAGGTGTCCCTGGTCAACGACGGTCCGGTGACCATGTTGCTGGACAGCGAAAAAAATTTCTAA